A genomic segment from Flavobacterium litorale encodes:
- a CDS encoding CvfB family protein, translated as MIELGKYNTLKIARDTQVGLYLTDGNEDILLPNKYVPREFEIGEELIVFVYLDHEERLVATTLEPYIYLNEFALLRVSYINKFGAFMNWGLEKDLFVPFREQARPMEEGKRYLVYMYLDDKTNRLVGTSKINKFLDNEALTVEEGEEVDLIISHITDMGINVIINEQHKGLMYRDEVYEDLRTGDRMKGYIKQIRTDNKIDVSLQKQGYENVEPNAEKILDELRASRGFLRLNDKSHPEDIKTVLKMSKKTFKKAIGSLYKQKQIEIKEDGIYLVK; from the coding sequence ATGATTGAACTAGGAAAATACAATACCTTAAAAATAGCGCGCGATACCCAAGTAGGGCTTTACCTTACCGATGGTAATGAAGATATACTACTACCTAATAAATACGTACCAAGAGAATTTGAAATAGGAGAGGAGCTCATTGTTTTTGTATACCTCGATCATGAGGAACGCCTTGTAGCCACTACACTAGAGCCCTATATTTATTTAAATGAATTTGCATTACTACGTGTAAGTTACATTAACAAATTTGGTGCATTTATGAACTGGGGTTTGGAAAAAGACTTGTTTGTACCTTTTAGAGAGCAAGCACGCCCTATGGAAGAAGGAAAGCGCTACTTGGTGTACATGTATCTTGATGATAAGACCAACAGGCTAGTAGGCACAAGTAAAATAAATAAATTTCTGGATAACGAAGCATTAACCGTTGAAGAAGGCGAGGAGGTTGATCTTATTATTTCGCACATTACCGATATGGGTATTAATGTAATTATTAATGAACAGCATAAAGGGTTAATGTACAGGGATGAGGTGTATGAAGATTTGCGTACTGGCGACAGAATGAAAGGCTACATTAAACAAATTCGTACTGATAATAAAATAGACGTGAGTTTGCAAAAACAAGGCTACGAAAATGTAGAGCCTAATGCCGAAAAAATATTGGATGAGTTAAGAGCAAGTAGAGGTTTTTTGCGTTTAAACGATAAAAGCCATCCAGAAGATATTAAAACGGTGCTAAAAATGAGCAAGAAAACATTTAAAAAAGCCATTGGCAGCCTTTACAAACAAAAACAAATCGAAATTAAAGAAGACGGTATTTATCTTGTAAAGTAG
- a CDS encoding serine hydrolase domain-containing protein: protein MKFTKILPYIFIVLLFSCKEEKPMFAEHIPAAKVVDTMPRLSPLRTKLNKVSTAYKNLKISKIERFVKKTWRRNDLSGGFLVAKNGEILYESYGGLANKNTKQKIDSRTALHVASVSKVLTATVVLKLIDEGKLQLDQKVNTVLKTFPYDNITVKMLLTHRSGLPKYEYFTYDEKIWDGSMLTNKDILDLMATHKIDLYFRPDRKFGYCNTNYAMLALVIEKLTGMNYRDAMQEILFKPLGMNDTYVFDYDKHKESASMSYKGNNVLYDFDFLDNIYGDKNIYSTPRDLLKFDLATYSDDFLSPELTEQIYKGYSYERRGIKNYGLGIRLNEWKSGEKMAYHNGWWHGNTSSYITLKKDTVAIIALSNKFSKKPYGVYKLAPEFGSYPIKKWR from the coding sequence ATGAAGTTTACGAAAATATTACCCTACATATTTATAGTACTTTTATTCTCTTGTAAGGAGGAAAAACCAATGTTTGCCGAGCATATACCTGCGGCAAAGGTTGTAGATACAATGCCTCGATTGTCGCCGCTAAGAACAAAACTTAACAAAGTAAGTACTGCCTATAAAAACCTGAAAATAAGTAAAATTGAACGTTTTGTTAAAAAAACATGGCGCAGGAATGACCTGAGCGGTGGTTTTTTGGTTGCCAAAAATGGAGAAATTTTATACGAAAGCTACGGCGGACTTGCCAATAAAAATACAAAACAAAAAATAGATTCGCGGACGGCATTGCACGTGGCATCGGTTAGTAAAGTGCTTACAGCTACTGTTGTATTGAAACTTATTGATGAGGGCAAACTGCAACTCGACCAAAAAGTAAATACAGTATTAAAAACATTTCCGTATGATAACATAACGGTTAAAATGCTACTTACACACCGTAGCGGTTTACCTAAGTATGAATATTTTACCTACGACGAAAAAATATGGGATGGTAGCATGCTTACCAACAAAGATATTTTGGATTTGATGGCAACGCACAAAATAGATTTGTATTTCCGTCCTGACAGAAAATTTGGCTATTGTAACACCAATTATGCTATGCTAGCACTTGTTATTGAGAAACTTACAGGAATGAATTACAGGGATGCTATGCAGGAGATTTTGTTTAAGCCGTTGGGCATGAACGATACCTATGTTTTTGATTATGATAAGCATAAAGAGTCTGCTAGTATGTCATACAAAGGGAATAATGTACTTTACGATTTTGATTTTTTAGATAATATATACGGCGATAAGAACATTTATTCTACACCGCGCGATTTATTAAAATTTGATCTTGCTACGTATTCTGACGATTTTTTAAGCCCCGAATTAACAGAACAGATTTATAAAGGGTATAGTTACGAAAGACGCGGTATTAAAAACTATGGTTTGGGCATTCGACTAAACGAATGGAAGAGTGGAGAAAAAATGGCTTACCATAATGGTTGGTGGCATGGTAATACTTCGTCCTACATAACCTTAAAAAAGGATACTGTTGCTATTATAGCTTTATCCAACAAGTTTTCTAAAAAACCGTATGGTGTTTACAAGTTAGCTCCCGAGTTTGGCTCGTATCCCATTAAAAAATGGAGATAA